A window of Oryctolagus cuniculus chromosome 2, mOryCun1.1, whole genome shotgun sequence genomic DNA:
TTTCAGAATAAATcaacatatttctctttttaaaaagccacatttCCATGTTGCCTGCCAAAACTTGACAGATGATGTCCTGTGTCTTTAACACATCCCTGTCTGTCGGAAATCCTCAGAGAAATAAGTGATGAGCCTTGGAGCCATGGGTGGGGGTTGTTGGTTGGCTAATTGTTAACAGTATTCTCAAAACTCAGAGATATTGAGGAAGGCTCAGCCTTGAGGAGCCAAGGGTATGGAAAACATCAATGCACACTGAAGACAGAGGAAGCCCAGGGGTGGGGTGACACATGCACAGCTGTGCAACTGGGAGCAGGATGCACCCACGGGCCATCCCTGCCTCCTGGTATTCATGATTTGTGACCCTGGGTGGTCCCCTTCCACACTGAATCAAGACTTTGGTCCTATGTGGCTGAAAGAACCCCGTGGAAATGATGCTATGTGGTTTTCAGGCTAGATCATAAATGGTATTACATATTATACCTTGGTCTCTTGGATCATTTGATCTCTGGGAATCTATCCATCATATTGTCAGGAACCGAAAGCAACTTCAGGGAGAGGCCCACGGGGAGAGGAACTAAGGCCTCCAGTCACCAGTGAGCTCCAGTTTGCCACATTGAAAGCCaaccctccagcccctggctgccaGCTGAGAGGCTGTGGGCCAGAACCACCCAACCAAACAGTTCCTGGgtgatagagtgagagagaatagATGAGTCCTGTGACTTCAAAAAGAATTCCTAAACTGCACACTGAAGATGTGGATACTTTGCCATATAAACATTAtaccttaggccggcgccgtggctcaacaggctaatcctccgccttgcggcgccggcacaccgggttctagtcccggtcggagcacgggattctgtcctggttgcccctcttccaggccagctctctgctgtggccagggagtgcagtggaggatggcccaagtgcttgggccctgcaccccatgggagaccaggatgagcacctggctcctggcttcagatcagtgcggtgcgccggccacagcgcaccggctgcggcagccattggagggtgaaccaatggcaaaggaagacctttctctctgtctctctctctctcactatccactctgcctgtcaaaaaaaattataccttAATAAAAAATTGTAGAGTTAATCAatttaaagcagaaaataaaagcaaggcCCTAATTGTAAtataaaagggaaatgaaataaataattcataaaaagtagtttaattttaaaactgcTTGGCCGCTACAACTGCAGAAAATCTAACCAAGTACTTTAggcttatataaagaaaaatcatcTCCAAAAATGTGAAAGGTACAAATGTAGACTGATACAAGTGTGTTGAACGGGTTACTGGAATATTACAAACAGTCTTGCTGTGAGTGGCTTGATTTTTCCAAAATGGTAAATGTGGTAcattatatttgcttttttttttaatctatgtatttttatctaaagaggagagagagagagagagagagagatgtttacccaattgttcactccccagatgacagcaatgactggggctgttTCAGGTCGAAGGCAAGAACCTAgagttccattcaggtctcccacgtgggtggcagaggctcaaggacttgggtcatcggctgctttcccaggtgcgttagcagggagctggatcagaagcagagcggtcaggactggaactggtgctcctacatgggatgctggcatcgcaggaggcggctcagctcactgtgccacaatgtccaccccacgAGATACTGTCTATTAATGGCAACAGGAAAACATTTCTCACCCCACATATTCTTCCAGAGCCTTAGCACATCTCTGCCAAGGGGTGGACCCATTGCCTCTTTGAAATGGAATGGGCCTGTGTGGACTTCTCCACAAAGTGAGGCTAGCTGACCCTTAGGAGACTGGGGTGACATTAGATTAGTCAACTGATAAATTGGTAGAGTAAGGCCCACCAAAGCACCACTCCTCCGTAAAGAGGAAACTGCGGAGAATTGTCAAAATCAACTTAGACACaactttggaaattaaacaaaatcTTGTGACAATCCCAAGAACATGTATTCAAATCTTGGTGattcacaatattttttttaataactattttcccaaacattgatttatttgaaaggcagagttgagagagagagagagagaaagacagatcttcagcctgctggttcactccccaaatggccacaatggctggagcagggccagtccgaagccaggagctgcttctggtctcccatgtgggtgcatgagcccaggcacttgagccatcttcctctgctttcccaggtgcatttgcagggagctggatcaggaactgaactgatgcccatgtgggatgctggtatctcaggaggcagccttagctgctacgccatagcactggccctgctttAACTTGCCCTTGTCCTATTTGCTGTTCTTAGCTCCACAGAACTCTTAAAAACCCAAACCTTTACACTACTGTACTTATGGTAACCAGCAGCACAGTAGTAAGCGGAGATCAGGAGGTGTCTCAGAACGGTCTTTATCTGGCTTCTCTGGCAGCTCCCTGAAACCACCACACACAGAGCAAATCTCTTGACTCAGATTAATCGATATGACTAGTATTTTTCCTGGACTGTCAACAACAATCAGCAGCAATGGCTTAGTATCATGGCTGCCTGAGGCTGCAGTAACAGTTGGGGTAAAGAAGAGGCTCACCAAGACTTCCAGAGGAAAGCTGAGGAATCAGATGTCCATAGGTAATTAGACAGTAAAGACTCTGACATGCTCACAGAAATTTAGAAGGCCAAGTGCATGTGAAGAGAACTCCagtaaagatatatatatatatgcccgtgccacggctcactaggctaatcctccacctgcggcaccggcacaccgggttctagtcctggtcggggcgccggattctgtcccggttgcccctcttctaggccagctctctgctgtggccagggagtgcagtggaggatggcccaattccttgggccctgcaccccatgggagaccaggagaagcacctggctgctggctcctgccttcggatcagcgcggtgcgccagccgcagcacgccagctggggcggccattggagggtgaaccaacggcaaaggaagacctttctctgtgtctctctctctcactgtccactctgcctgtcaaaaaaataaataaaaataaataaaaggcaactACATAAACAGTAATTACAAAGCTATACTGAGCTTTTTTGGTATGACCACAATAACAGAAACTAACGGGGAGGGGGGTAATAGAGCTCTACAAAAGCAGGGTTTTTGCATGCTACTGAAAACAGATTGGTATTAATTaaaactagatttttaaaaaagatttatttatgatgaaactgttacaaagagagagggccacagagagaggtggcccatctgctggtttattccccaaatggccacaatggtgagagctgggctaggctgaagccaggagcttcatctgggtctcccacatgggtggccaggaaccaagcacttgggccattttgcactgctttccccaggccattagcaaggagctggttggaagtagaacagctgtgACACGAAGGGGCGCCCattcaggatgctggcatcacaggaaatggcttcacccactataccacagctagAGTTTTGTTAAAGTGTTGATCGTAATCCCCAGGGCaacaagtaaaataattaaacaatataaagtaaaataaatggcaGGAGTATTAAAATTGTAtgcaataatatatatatatttaaaatatttatttacttgagaggtagagttacagagagggagagacagagagagagaggtcttccatcctttggttcattccccaaatggctgcaaaagctggagctttgctgatctgaaggcaggagcttcttccgggtctcccatatggttgtaggggcccaagcacttaggccatagcagagagctggattggaagaagagcagcctggactagaactggtgcccatatgggaaaccagcagcacagttggaggcttaacccactacaccaaagtgccagcctTCAAAAAATATATGCTTAACACAAAAGAAGTCAATAATAAAGAagatgggccagcaccgcggctcactaggctaatcctctgccttgtggtgccagcacaccgggttctagtcctggtcggggcgccagattctgtcccagttgcccctcttccaggccagctctctgctgtggcccaggggtgtagtggaggatggcccaggtgcttgggccctgcaccccatgggagaccagggtaagtacccggctcccagctttggatcagctcggtgagctggccgcggcggccattggagggtgaaccaacggcaaaaggaagacctttctctctctctctctcactgtccactctacctctcaaaaaaaaaaaaaaaatatatatatatatatatatagaaaagcagcaaaatcaCATATGTCAACTGCACCTTAgtatttacattaaaatgtaaaCTGACTAGACATCCCAGACAAAAGGAAGAGATTGGCAGAGGGGTCAAAAGACATGGTTCGACTACATGCTGTCTACAAGAGACTGACTTTAGATTCAGAGACATAAGTAAAAGAGCAGCAAACAATATATCATGTAAACAAATGCTCCCAGTGAGCTGGTGTCGTGATACAGagatcagacaaaatagacatggAGACAAAAATTGTTTCTACAGATGAAGAAGGATATGATAAAGGGCCAAGCCATCAGGAAAATATAACTAGGTAATATACGGAGAGAGTATAAAATTGTGTAGATGTTGTATCATACCATGTAATCAtatcatgtaaatgacaatacaCCCAGCTTTCCCCACATTATCATTTTAATGACTCCCTGATTTTGAGACATTAATACCTATTTTTAGGTATTAATACCtaaatataaataacatataaatatatactataaatatgtaaatcataaaatctataaatatataaaagaagtataagtatataaattatatttaaattataaattatttatataattatatatccatatatataaattataaaatatataaaaatttttttgagattaatacctgttttcaaggaaaaaatagtgtgtgtatatacgtatataatgtctacatttgaagtgGGTAtgacaaaatactaaaaattgttaaattttaaaatgtgaaagaacacttataatttaaaaaaacatatttgcaCCGAATAACAGAATTCCAAAGCAGATGGGGCAAAAACTGAAGTAGAAATAGACAACGTAATgcaagtggtcttcaaaaagttcatggaaagtgttttgcactaaaataaacttatcttttaattccatttttgcataatttttttaaaaagtttgatttatttgaaaaatcagagggggagacagagagagatcgtccatccacaggttcactcctcagatggccaccgtggccagggcggagtaggctgaagccaggagctgggaacttcatccgggtctctcgtgtggatagcagggacgcaaacacttgggccatcttctgctgcatttcccaggccattagcagggagctggattggaagtggagcagccaggacacgaacctgcacccatatgccatgccggcatcacaggtggcagcttcacccactaatgccacagtgctggtcccataatGGCTTATACCCACTATGCTAGGCAAGCATGCCAAAACTTAGTGGTGTCAAACAACAAATTATTGTTTCTCACGACCTTGTGGCTGAACTGGATGGTTCTTGCGTTGGTCTTGCCTGCACTGACTCAGCTGGTAGGTTGGCTGGAGCCAGAAAACCTGAGGTGGTCTCGCTTGCTAGGGAAGCCTGGAGGGTGGAGCCTCTCTCCTCATATCTGAGCTGCTTTACGCGGCGGCTGGGTGCCAGTGTACAGAGGCTTAGGGGCCTCCGGCTGGCTCGCAGTTAACGTCTATGAGCCAAGCGAGTCACACAGTCAAGCCTGGAGTCAAGGTGAGAAGAGGCTACCAAGGGCAACGCGTACCATTTACACATCATTGCTAACACAGACACAGGGCTGTTCCAGTCGTCCCCTGCGTCTGTTGAAGAATACAAGGCCACAGAGGTCAGTGAATTGTCTATGGTCCATCGCAACTAAACAGTGGCCAAGTCTAATGTTTTCAGCTCAAATTCTgtgacctccctcccaccataTCACAACCTCCTCTGGGAAGACTCGAGGTGGGAAAGAGGATGTGACTCAGATAGAACTCCAACCCATGTTTTTATCTCGATGGAAATGTAATGGGCTGTTTGTTTGACTATAAAAGACACGATGAATGAGTCAGGTGCTATGGGCCGAGGAGACTGCAAATGTCTTctttttgagaggtggagagagtgaaccagtgagcgagagagcgctcctatcttctggttcactcccaaatgcccgtGGCAGTGTCAGGCTGTCAGTGGGAGCTTTGTTCCCCAGCTGAAGTCACGTATTTCATCCATAATTCCCTGCCGCAGCTCTTACCTGTGTACTGTTTCCTATGGCTCGTCCTCACCTGGATCCACATGGCCTGTATGAGTGAAGCTCTCAACTAATGTTTGTTGAACAATCGAGCGAGCAGAGGTCAAGGAGGCCAGAGACAAATCCTTTCCAGATTGCCAGGCACCCTGCGGGGAATCAATAAATTACTGGGGAGTGAAGTATTAAGTGGGATGAACAATGAATTGTGTAATATTTGAGGAACAAGGAGGAGTTCGTGGAAGCAGATGTTTTTGTTAAATAGGGCAAAGTTTGTGAACGCAATGAAAACTAACAGCATTGatttgtggttttaaaaatttgatttgtggattcttgatttttaacttaagattttttttttttcctgcaaagtCACTTTATTGCAATGCAGCACACTCCAAGCCCCTTCAGGCCCCCTCCTCCTTTGCAATCCTGTCCTTCTTAAGTGGTCCCATGAACGCCTTCTTCTCCTCCACCGTCTGGAAGCGGCCGTGGCCGAACTTGGAGGTGGTGTCAATGAACTTGAGGTCGATCTTCTCCAGGGCGCGCCACTtggtctgcaccagcagggacTTGCGCAGGGTCAGCACCCGCTTCTTGGTGCCCACCACGCAGCCTTTCAGCATGACGAAGTCGTTGGTCACTTCCCCGTAGTGCACGAAGCCACCCAGGGGGTTGATGCTCTTGTCTGACAGGTCGTAGTCGGTGGAGGCGTTGTTCTTGATCAGCTTGCCATCCTTGATCAGGTAGCCCTGGCCAATCTTGTAGATCTTCTTGTTGATCTCCGTGCGGTGGTGGTAGCCTTTCTGCCCAGCCCGTGCCACAGAGAAGGCCACGCGCGCCGGGTGCCATGCCCCGATGCAGGCCACCTTGCGCAGCCCTCGGTGCGTCTTGCGGGGCAGCTTCTTGGTGTGCCAGCGGCTGGTGACCCCTTTGTAGCCCTTGCCCTTGGTCACGCCGATGACGTCGATCATCTCGTCCTGGCCGAACACCTGGCTCACCGGGACCTGCTGCTCCAGGCGCTCCCGGGCCCAGTCCAGCTTCTCGGCCACGGTGCCGCCGTTCACCTGGATCTCCATCAGGTGCGCCTTCTTCTGCCGCAGGGGCAGCAGGCGCATCTGCGTGTGTGCCAGCACGCGGATGACCTGGCAGTACTTCTTCATGCTGCTGAAGTCCTTGTCCAGCTGCCGCTTGCCCGCGTCGTCCTGCCACTTCTTGCAGTACTTGGTGAAGGCCTTCTTCTTCGACTTGTGCCAGTTCTTGTAGAAGCGCCTCTTGCACTCGTCACTGATGTGCTCGGCGAACACCGTCTTGAAGGTGCGGAGGCCCCGCGGGGTCTCCACGTAGCCCACGATGCCCACGACCACCATGGGCGGGGTCTCCACGATGGTCACGGCCTCCACCACTTCCTTCTTGTTCACCTTGGAGCCCGGCCGGCCCACCTCCCGCACGATGTGCGTCATGCCGGCCTtgtagcccaggaaggcggtGAGGTGCACGGGCTTGCTCGGGTCGTCCTTGGGGAAGCTCTTCACCttgccgcggtgccggctgctgCGCTTCCGGGGCAGGAAGCCCAGGGACCCGTGCCTGGGCGCCGAGAACTTCCTGTGCGACATCGTGCCGCCTATCCAGCCGGTAgagtaagattttttttagatttatgtatgtatttgaaaggcagagttatggagaggcagagacagaaagagatcttccatctgatggttcactccctgaatggttgtaatagccagagctaggttgcttgatccgaagccaggagccagcagcttcttccaggtctcccacatgggtgcaggggcccaaggacttgggccatcttctactgctttcccgggccatagcagagagctggatcggaagtggagcagccaggactagaaccggcgcccatgtggaatgccggcactgcaggtggcgactttacccattATTGCCAAAGCACCATCCTCAAGTTAGAAGATTTCTGATTCATTTCACTTGATACTCCTtgctttttcatttcactttgttTCGTTGATGTCTTTTCCAGTATTTTTTACCCACGACTTCAAAAGCCCCCAGGAAAGAGTCACAGCCAGCAGTACAGTCTTCTatcctgctgctgcttctaccCCTTTCAGACTGATgtaaagaatttgtttttgctggcgccatagctcactaggctaatcttccacctgcggcgccggcaccttgggttctagtcccggttgctcctcttccagtccagctctctgctgtggcccgggagtgcagtggaggatggcccaggtccttgggccctgcaccccatgggagaccaggaggaagcacctggctcctggcttcggatcggcgcaacgctggccacaacgcaccagccatagcggccacttggggggtgaaccaacagaaaaaggaagacctttctttctgtctctctctctcactatccactctgcctgtcaaaaatataaataaataaaaattttaaaaagtaaaaaaatatttgtttttgctaCAACTGGAAGTGAAGTATCCCAAAGAAAATTTGTTGAAAACCATAGGAGAAGGCAGATTTTGTCTCTAGGGATATTGAACCATAGAGGGTTTGGACTCTGACAATTCCAGGCCCAGCAGCAAACAGGAGTGaagcaaaaattaaatttaaaaattaatcttaaaaaaattaagggtgGACTCTAGGCCTGTTTTGGTTAGGACACTGGTTAGTTGTCTGCATCCTCAATCAGAGCGCCTGGATTTGATGCCCAGTtccctcccctgcctgcagcttcctgctattgtaggTGATGCCCacacagttgggtccctgccacctatgagagacccgggttgagttcctggttcttggctccagcctggcccaatctccACTGtcgcaggaatttggggagtgaaccagcggatgacatctctctctctctctcactcactcactcagatAAATACATATTCATACTGAATGTGGCACCTCCAGCAATCTGTGAATGGTATAGTTAAGCAGCTTTGTTTTCTGCAAGGGGAAAAACAAACCTCCAGCCATAAGAGAGAGtagatttttgttgttgacttCCTAAAAAGAACACGGATTTAAAGTGGCAATTTACCATCTATAGGAAACATAGAAAAAGGAGAAGTGAGGTTAGAGCCATTTCTCACTATTCAGAATCACGGAGATCACAGGCAAAACCATGAAGTTCATGCTGTGTGTGGTAACTCACAAATGGGCAGTTTTATTTCCTTAGCATCCCCAACATTCAAAGGAAAACCACTGAGAGCCGCCCACAGTCTCCCgatggcctgggcaggcagtggccaGCAGGAGGCTCCAGGATTCCAGATTTTACTGGCCTTCCTCCAGATGGTCTGTAGCTCACGTGGACTTTGTCCCCAGGAAACCCGCAGGCAGGTCAGCCAGGCTGCTGGTACAGGTGGGACTGAATGGCTGATGGTAGCAAGCCCAGGGAGGCGGGGCCAGAGCGCCAGGAAGCTGACGCAGATTTCAGATGCGCTCTGGACTATGTCTTCACCCCAGAGACTGTCTCTCTGGTACGATTTCCGGCCACACCAGGAGCCCTGCAGCGGAAGTGCAGATACTTCTCTTGCTGGTGGCTGACTTGCCACACACTTGGTTGAAAAGAGCCTCTGCGTGTTTCATCTCAACTGAGCGAGTAAGGTGTGGGTATCACTGACGCTGAGTTAGGGAGGAGCGAGCCAGGACTGAGGGAGCTCACCCCAGAGGCAGGTGGCAAggccaggagtagaacccagaTCTTCCAATTGAACATCCGGACAGGAACACAGGGttcccagggcccccagcccctgagctGGGCCTTGGAACTCTCAGGGCAGCCAGGTCATCAGCCCACCCCTGGCTCTGTGAGCCCCACGCTCGGGGCAGCCCTCCCTTCTCATCCCTCACTGCAGCGAGAAGCCCCTCACTGCAGCGCTGACAGCAGCCTGAGCAGGGGGCTGTGGCAGAATCGACTGTAAACCTTTACGGTGTCAGACAATAAGGCACGTGCTGGGGACAATGTACAGGTGCCTGGAGGCCCTGGATGGGCTGTAGGGCTGGGGGGACCTGCTGGACCCATctctccccagggccacatcctggGGGATGAGGTTCCGCGCCTCCTGACTCACCCTGGTCTGTCTTTACCTTGGTGATTCTCAATCAGGGGCTCTTCTATCCCAGAGGATATTAGCAGTATCTGCAGACAGTAGGCACAGGGTCGTCAGCATAGGGGTGTGGTGGCTTTGCAATGTCAACGCCAAACACCCACTGGGGTCTTTTGGCAATGCGCTTTTCAGCAGCGAAGAACATGCGTAGGAAAACGGGTGATTTTGCTATAAAATCCAGCCATTCCCCCAACTTCTGTCATCTAACAAGCATGGAAACAGAAAAATTGGGTTCCGAGGCAGGTGCCCTCACAAGACactgaagaaaggaaggaagcagcTCAAGGCTTTCCCTGAAGCCTGGAATCACCCAGGAGGCCGCAGACGGGACCACGGACAGGCAGCGGGGACAACCGT
This region includes:
- the LOC100343607 gene encoding large ribosomal subunit protein uL3-like, with product MSHRKFSAPRHGSLGFLPRKRSSRHRGKVKSFPKDDPSKPVHLTAFLGYKAGMTHIVREVGRPGSKVNKKEVVEAVTIVETPPMVVVGIVGYVETPRGLRTFKTVFAEHISDECKRRFYKNWHKSKKKAFTKYCKKWQDDAGKRQLDKDFSSMKKYCQVIRVLAHTQMRLLPLRQKKAHLMEIQVNGGTVAEKLDWARERLEQQVPVSQVFGQDEMIDVIGVTKGKGYKGVTSRWHTKKLPRKTHRGLRKVACIGAWHPARVAFSVARAGQKGYHHRTEINKKIYKIGQGYLIKDGKLIKNNASTDYDLSDKSINPLGGFVHYGEVTNDFVMLKGCVVGTKKRVLTLRKSLLVQTKWRALEKIDLKFIDTTSKFGHGRFQTVEEKKAFMGPLKKDRIAKEEGA